In a single window of the Campylobacter iguaniorum genome:
- the ispG gene encoding flavodoxin-dependent (E)-4-hydroxy-3-methylbut-2-enyl-diphosphate synthase: MMQRYNTKQIKVGKVAIGGDAPISVQSMTFSKTRDVKATLEQIQRLYFAGCDIVRCAVFNKEDITGLEQIKKESPLPIVADIHFNYAYALAVAKFVDAIRINPGNIGGKDRIKAVVEACKEHSIPIRIGVNSGSLEEQFEKAHGRSVKGMVESALYNIRLLEEFDFTDIAVSLKSSDVPKTMEAYRALRPLVDYPFHLGVTEAGTTFHATIKSAIALGGLLLEGIGDTMRVSITGELEEEIKVAKAILQDTGRQKSGLNIISCPTCGRLQSDLMKAIKIVEEKTKHITMPLNVSVMGCVVNAIGEAKGADVAIAFGKGNGLVMRNGEVVAKLKESELVDRFLAELEDEIKLRQSK; this comes from the coding sequence ATTATGCAAAGATACAACACAAAACAGATAAAAGTAGGCAAAGTAGCTATCGGCGGAGACGCACCTATCAGCGTGCAGTCTATGACATTTTCCAAGACTCGTGACGTTAAAGCCACGCTTGAGCAGATACAAAGACTGTATTTTGCTGGGTGTGATATAGTTCGCTGCGCTGTGTTTAACAAAGAAGATATCACTGGACTTGAGCAGATAAAAAAAGAAAGCCCACTTCCTATCGTGGCTGATATTCATTTCAACTACGCTTACGCGCTAGCTGTGGCGAAATTCGTCGATGCGATAAGGATAAATCCAGGCAATATAGGCGGCAAAGACAGGATAAAAGCTGTCGTTGAAGCTTGCAAAGAGCATAGCATTCCTATTCGCATAGGGGTAAATTCAGGTAGTCTTGAAGAGCAGTTTGAAAAGGCTCATGGCAGAAGCGTAAAAGGCATGGTAGAAAGCGCACTTTACAACATTCGCTTGCTTGAAGAGTTTGATTTCACAGATATCGCTGTAAGTCTTAAATCAAGTGATGTACCAAAGACAATGGAGGCTTATAGAGCCTTAAGACCTTTGGTTGATTATCCATTTCATCTTGGCGTGACTGAGGCGGGGACGACGTTTCACGCTACTATCAAGTCAGCTATCGCTCTTGGCGGGCTTTTGCTTGAAGGTATCGGCGATACGATGAGAGTGAGTATCACTGGAGAGCTAGAAGAGGAGATCAAAGTCGCCAAGGCTATCTTGCAAGACACAGGCAGACAAAAATCTGGACTAAATATCATCTCATGCCCGACTTGTGGTAGGCTCCAAAGCGACCTTATGAAAGCCATAAAAATAGTCGAAGAAAAGACCAAACACATCACAATGCCGCTAAATGTCAGCGTAATGGGCTGCGTGGTAAATGCCATAGGCGAAGCAAAAGGCGCAGATGTAGCCATAGCCTTTGGCAAGGGTAATGGTCTAGTCATGAGAAATGGTGAAGTAGTAGCCAAGCTAAAAGAGAGCGAGCTAGTGGATAGATTTTTGGCTGAATTAGAAGATGAAATAAAACTAAGGCAAAGCAAATAA
- a CDS encoding group III truncated hemoglobin → MRQKAINEASINDLMEVFYEKIRVDKDLGEIFNHAVGTSDEAWEAHKQKIGGFWSSVLLGSGVYTGNPLQKHFELPPFPREFFSIWLGLFEESLDEIYSQECKAVILQKAQMVANRFMNMLYTN, encoded by the coding sequence ATGCGACAAAAAGCTATAAATGAAGCTTCTATAAATGATCTTATGGAAGTATTTTACGAGAAGATTAGGGTGGATAAGGATTTGGGCGAGATATTTAATCACGCAGTTGGCACAAGCGATGAAGCGTGGGAAGCTCACAAGCAAAAGATAGGTGGCTTTTGGAGTAGCGTGCTGCTTGGCAGTGGCGTTTATACTGGCAATCCACTACAAAAGCATTTTGAGTTGCCGCCATTTCCAAGAGAGTTTTTTAGCATTTGGCTGGGACTTTTTGAAGAGAGTTTAGATGAGATCTATAGCCAAGAGTGCAAAGCCGTAATCTTGCAAAAAGCCCAAATGGTAGCAAATAGATTTATGAATATGCTTTATACAAATTAG
- a CDS encoding replicative DNA helicase yields the protein MMQNLYDLDMERGILSAILFSEDNLSEIYDIVAPVDFYLKGHADIYAAMVECVNHDEPVDMAFVKKRLGSKFDDTIFSSVVSTNSILDIKKYAEELKEKSIKRSLVKVAHKIPNKVNEDKQSRDMVDEISGEIYSLVEGASAGLIKDSKEIVIDVIKELEKQKNLIDRDIVGLDTGFRSLNEKTKGFKDGDLVIIAARPGMGKTTFVLNLVQKVLNQDLGVVFFSLEMPSTQLMLRLLSAKTSIPLQNLMTADMDNEELSRLSDACDEMSQKKLFVYDSGNATIHQVRTQMRKLKASHPEIRLCVIDYIGLMTNSSAYTDRHLQIAEISRGLKLLARELNLPVIALSQLNRSLEARANKRPMLSDLRESGAIEQDADTILFVYRNDVYLEQEEKEREQRAKLEGKEYARKFMPNKIEENAEIIIGKNRNGPTGTIEVIFQKEFTRFVDKTYSAPLQSVAFEG from the coding sequence ATAATGCAAAATCTGTATGATTTGGATATGGAGCGTGGAATCCTCTCTGCGATACTCTTTAGCGAAGACAATCTAAGCGAAATTTACGATATCGTAGCTCCTGTGGATTTTTATCTCAAAGGTCACGCCGACATATACGCAGCCATGGTGGAGTGCGTCAATCATGATGAGCCAGTAGATATGGCATTTGTCAAAAAACGTCTTGGGAGTAAATTTGATGATACGATTTTTAGCAGCGTGGTATCGACTAATTCTATCTTAGATATCAAAAAATACGCCGAAGAGCTAAAAGAAAAATCTATCAAGCGCTCACTTGTCAAAGTCGCCCACAAAATCCCAAATAAAGTCAATGAAGACAAACAAAGCCGTGATATGGTGGATGAGATAAGTGGCGAAATCTACTCGCTTGTAGAAGGGGCTAGCGCTGGACTTATCAAAGATAGCAAAGAGATCGTAATCGATGTAATAAAAGAGCTTGAAAAACAAAAAAATCTCATAGACCGCGATATAGTAGGGCTTGATACTGGATTTAGAAGCCTAAATGAAAAAACAAAAGGCTTCAAAGACGGCGATTTAGTCATCATCGCAGCTCGCCCTGGTATGGGTAAGACTACATTTGTTCTAAATTTAGTCCAAAAAGTCCTAAACCAAGACCTTGGCGTGGTATTTTTCTCTCTTGAAATGCCATCAACTCAGCTCATGCTAAGACTGCTTAGTGCTAAGACTTCCATACCACTCCAAAACCTTATGACAGCAGATATGGACAATGAAGAATTAAGTCGCCTAAGTGATGCCTGTGATGAGATGAGCCAGAAAAAACTCTTCGTCTATGACAGCGGAAATGCGACCATACACCAAGTAAGAACACAGATGAGAAAGCTCAAAGCCAGCCACCCAGAAATCCGCCTTTGCGTGATCGACTACATCGGACTTATGACAAACTCATCAGCCTACACAGATAGACACTTGCAAATCGCCGAAATCTCACGTGGACTAAAGCTACTAGCTCGTGAGCTAAACTTGCCAGTCATCGCCTTGTCTCAGCTAAACAGAAGCCTTGAAGCAAGAGCTAATAAACGCCCAATGCTAAGTGATTTGAGAGAATCAGGGGCGATAGAGCAAGATGCTGATACGATACTTTTTGTCTATAGAAACGACGTTTATCTCGAGCAAGAAGAAAAAGAAAGAGAACAACGCGCTAAGCTTGAGGGCAAAGAGTACGCTAGAAAATTTATGCCAAACAAAATAGAAGAAAACGCAGAAATCATTATCGGCAAGAACCGTAATGGTCCAACTGGCACGATAGAAGTCATCTTCCAAAAAGAATTTACCCGCTTCGTGGATAAGACTTATTCGGCTCCGCTGCAAAGCGTGGCGTTTGAGGGCTAG